The following proteins are co-located in the Schistocerca nitens isolate TAMUIC-IGC-003100 chromosome 2, iqSchNite1.1, whole genome shotgun sequence genome:
- the LOC126235423 gene encoding alpha-1,3-mannosyl-glycoprotein 2-beta-N-acetylglucosaminyltransferase-like translates to MWLRSVDSALDSHIDSGNAIRLKELDHLGWHRKKTGVKMLRKWVEQMITDEEQSASDVNNAMGEASEVDANTTLRLLKEAAQTKLAGDSPVIAVLVLACDRVTVGRCLDQLLKHRPSKRQFPIVVSRDCDHIETAAVIASYTGRSVFSLRQPDQSSIAIPHDEKHLLGYYKVARHYRWLLNLIFDIVGFDFAIVVEDDIDTAPDFFEYFAATRKLLERDPSLWCVSAWNDNGKSHLVDLEAGALIHRTDFFPGLGWMLARKEWARLAPGWPKAFWDDWLRRPEQRLGRACLRPEISRTRVFAAYGVSRGYYFEEHIRRVVLSKHFVPFTQFRLDHLLKDNYDPRFNRTVSGSPVVTKEQLLRRSITDSGPVRITYGSQYNFRQVAQTFRLMDDVKSGVPRTAYQGVVTFMYNGVRVYLAPKYSWKGYNYNWS, encoded by the coding sequence ATGTGGCTCCGATCTGTAGATTCTGCCCTGGATTCGCACATTGATTCTGGAAATGCTATCAGACTTAAAGAGTTGGATCATCTCGGCTGGCATAGGAAAAAGACTGGTGTCAAGATGTTGAGAAAGTGGGTGGAACAAATGATTACTGATGAAGAACAAAGTGCTAGTGATGTAAATAATGCAATGGGTGAAGCTTCTGAGGTAGATGCAAACACAACGTTAAGGCTGCTGAAAGAAGCTGCTCAGACCAAACTCGCAGGCGATTCTCCAGTGATAGCTGTTCTCGTGTTGGCGTGTGACCGCGTCACAGTTGGTCGCTGCTTGGACCAGCTCCTCAAACACCGACCATCCAAGCGTCAGTTCCCTATTGTGGTGAGCCGAGACTGCGATCACATTGAGACTGCTGCGGTTATcgcctcctacactggccgtagtgTCTTCAGCTTGCGGCAGCCGGACCAGTCCTCAATCGCCATACCGCATGACGAGAAACATCTACTAGGGTACTACAAAGTGGCACGCCACTACCGCTGGCTCCTCAACCTCATATTCGACATCGTCGGCTTCGACTTCGCTATCGTCGTCGAGGACGACATCGACACTGCTCCAGATTTCTTCGAGTACTTCGCAGCGACGAGGAAGCTCCTGGAACGAGATCCATCCCTGTGGTGCGTCTCCGCGTGGAACGACAACGGGAAGTCCCACCTCGTGGATCTCGAGGCGGGGGCACTGATCCATCGCACCGACTTCTTCCCGGGTTTGGGCTGGATGCTGGCTCGGAAAGAGTGGGCTAGGTTGGCTCCAGGGTGGCCGAAAGCCTTCTGGGACGACTGGCTGCGTAGACCAGAGCAACGCCTCGGCCGCGCGTGTCTGAGGCCCGAGATCTCCCGGACGCGAGTTTTCGCAGCTTATGGCGTCAGCAGGGGCTACTACTTCGAGGAACACATCAGACGAGTAGTCCTCAGCAAGCATTTCGTGCCATTCACACAGTTCCGCCTCGATCACCTGCTGAAGGACAACTACGACCCGCGTTTTAACAGGACTGTGAGTGGTAGCCCAGTGGTCACCAAGGAACAGCTCCTACGTCGTAGTATCACCGACAGCGGGCCTGTCCGGATCACGTACGGTTCGCAGTACAACTTTAGACAGGTGGCGCAAACCTTCCGCCTGATGGATGACGTCAAAAGTGGTGTGCCCCGCACAGCCTATCAAGGGGTTGTCACATTCATGTACAATGGGGTGAGAGTATATTTGGCTCCCAAGTATAGCTGGAAGGGGTACAATTACAACTGGAGTTAG